In Streptomyces dangxiongensis, one DNA window encodes the following:
- a CDS encoding PRC-barrel domain-containing protein, translated as MRTDIDPRNLIGRKAFDVNGAKIGTIDEVYLDDATGVPEWAAVRTGLFSRDAFVPLGPSELLDGTLHVPFDRALIKDAPDFGVGRHLSPEQELQLYHHYGLDTAPPPKAPDHDFGPLAPPEETRSTPGP; from the coding sequence GTGCGAACCGACATCGATCCGCGCAACCTGATCGGCCGCAAGGCATTCGACGTCAATGGCGCCAAGATCGGCACCATCGACGAGGTGTATCTCGACGACGCGACCGGCGTGCCCGAGTGGGCGGCCGTACGCACCGGTCTCTTCTCCCGGGACGCGTTCGTCCCTCTGGGACCCAGCGAACTCCTCGACGGCACGCTGCACGTCCCTTTCGACCGCGCCCTGATCAAGGACGCTCCCGACTTCGGCGTGGGCCGCCACCTCTCACCCGAGCAGGAACTCCAGCTCTACCACCACTACGGACTGGACACGGCGCCCCCGCCCAAGGCCCCGGACCACGACTTCGGCCCCCTGGCACCACCCGAGGAGACCCGGTCCACACCGGGCCCCTGA